The Nitrosarchaeum sp. genome has a segment encoding these proteins:
- a CDS encoding 30S ribosomal protein S15, with product MGRLHTHRHGKSHTIRPSTLRAPSWNTLSPKEIEELVVKYSKDGLSPSQIGLKLRDQHSIPLIKSITKKSLGKILEENNLQAEMPEDLDNIVKKAVGLQKHLKANKGDNRNVRSLELIEAKVHRLSVYYKRINRIPENWKYKSVVAQLE from the coding sequence ATGGGACGATTACACACACATAGACATGGAAAATCACACACGATTAGACCATCTACACTTCGTGCACCATCATGGAACACACTTAGTCCTAAAGAAATAGAAGAATTAGTTGTAAAATATTCAAAAGATGGATTATCTCCAAGTCAAATTGGATTAAAGCTCAGAGATCAACATTCAATTCCACTCATCAAATCGATCACAAAGAAGAGTCTTGGAAAAATACTAGAGGAAAATAATCTTCAAGCAGAAATGCCAGAAGATCTAGACAATATTGTAAAAAAAGCAGTAGGTCTTCAAAAACACCTAAAGGCAAACAAGGGAGATAATAGAAATGTTAGATCTCTTGAATTAATTGAGGCAAAAGTACACAGATTATCAGTGTACTATAAAAGAATAAATCGTATTCCTGAAAACTGGAAATATAAATCAGTAGTTGCTCAATTAGAGTAA
- a CDS encoding DHH family phosphoesterase, translated as MTKTLDESLSFFKDRISDCIKTRKSISVTTHIDCDGLTSGSIITKALMRSGAKCTVRTSKEFSKKVIDSLKKDSRDFHIITDLAGGFATNLDESLGENWIVLDHHQIPEKEHENQRVINAWKYGIDGGTEICAGGMAYLAAMALDDKNIDLSAIAVVSALGDRQDQGERKSFVGKNFEIANTAKEEGLVDIDLDLLLVGRETRPISDSLAFTSQPFIEGLTWNRDACLSLLNSSGIQLKEGGRWRVPAELNDDEKKVVIETITKFTSGKNATEIMSELIGYTYTFPREDKRSFLRDGREFSTMLNSCGRINRSGVGIAVCMGDRNKILREGETILTDYRKMIREYMNILTNERWRISESKTCVMVNGEGIVPEMMTGTISSLIAGSPKNAGKIIILRTGGEENTIKFSSRKSFGCKSEINLSELMRTGAEKFDGVGGGHNAAAGAKITKDKLDGFLDYLEVNVVNMPSTGNSQ; from the coding sequence ATGACAAAAACTCTTGATGAGTCGCTTTCGTTTTTCAAAGATAGAATTTCAGACTGTATAAAAACAAGAAAATCAATTTCGGTTACAACTCATATCGATTGTGATGGATTAACCTCTGGGAGCATCATCACAAAAGCACTCATGAGATCTGGGGCAAAATGCACAGTTAGAACTTCAAAAGAATTTAGTAAGAAAGTTATTGATTCTCTAAAAAAAGATTCCAGAGATTTTCATATAATTACAGATCTTGCAGGTGGGTTTGCAACCAACTTAGATGAATCGTTAGGAGAAAACTGGATTGTATTAGATCATCACCAAATACCTGAAAAAGAGCATGAAAATCAAAGAGTCATCAATGCATGGAAATATGGAATTGATGGAGGTACAGAAATTTGTGCAGGTGGAATGGCATATCTTGCAGCAATGGCATTAGACGACAAGAATATTGATTTGTCTGCAATAGCTGTGGTTTCAGCTCTTGGTGATAGACAAGACCAAGGAGAAAGAAAATCGTTTGTTGGAAAAAATTTTGAAATTGCCAATACTGCAAAGGAAGAAGGATTAGTAGACATTGATTTAGATTTATTGTTGGTTGGAAGAGAGACAAGGCCAATTTCAGATTCTTTAGCATTTACATCTCAACCATTTATTGAAGGCTTAACTTGGAATAGAGATGCCTGCCTATCACTTTTGAATTCTTCTGGAATACAACTAAAAGAAGGAGGCAGGTGGAGAGTTCCAGCAGAATTAAATGATGATGAAAAAAAAGTAGTCATTGAAACCATTACCAAATTTACTTCAGGAAAGAATGCAACAGAGATAATGTCAGAATTAATTGGATATACCTATACATTTCCAAGAGAAGATAAGAGGAGTTTTTTGCGAGATGGAAGAGAATTTTCAACTATGCTAAATTCCTGTGGACGAATTAATCGTTCTGGAGTTGGAATTGCTGTTTGTATGGGTGATAGAAATAAGATCCTAAGGGAAGGAGAAACGATTCTTACAGATTATAGAAAAATGATTAGAGAGTACATGAATATCTTAACAAATGAAAGATGGAGAATTTCAGAAAGCAAAACATGTGTCATGGTAAATGGGGAAGGAATTGTACCAGAGATGATGACAGGTACAATTTCATCATTAATTGCAGGTTCTCCAAAAAATGCCGGAAAAATCATAATTTTAAGGACAGGTGGAGAAGAAAACACTATAAAATTTTCATCAAGAAAGTCATTTGGATGTAAATCAGAGATTAACTTAAGTGAGTTAATGAGGACAGGAGCTGAGAAATTTGATGGAGTTGGCGGAGGTCATAATGCAGCAGCTGGTGCAAAAATAACTAAAGACAAATTAGATGGATTTCTAGATTATTTAGAAGTAAATGTCGTTAACATGCCAAGTACAGGTAATTCTCAATAA
- a CDS encoding KEOPS complex subunit Pcc1: MSLTCQVQVILNNLSKEKAETVKKALEPDNVNFPEGLSLNVENIDNKLVFNFESRENMKKLIGTIDEVLEHVQLALKVIE, encoded by the coding sequence ATGTCGTTAACATGCCAAGTACAGGTAATTCTCAATAATCTTTCAAAAGAAAAGGCAGAAACTGTAAAAAAAGCGTTAGAACCAGATAATGTAAATTTTCCAGAAGGATTAAGTCTAAATGTTGAAAATATTGATAACAAACTAGTTTTTAATTTTGAGAGTAGAGAGAATATGAAAAAATTGATAGGCACTATTGATGAAGTTTTAGAGCATGTTCAGCTTGCATTAAAGGTGATTGAGTAA
- the serS gene encoding serine--tRNA ligase — translation MLDPKIIKDNPQRIRDMLKARAVEFNLDELVESDQKRRDLILKTDEMRKKKNQVALEISQKKKSGEDISPILSEMKNISGELAKLESLQGEVEKKYSNLALTIPNLIHESVPIGKDENANIEIKKWGTIPKFDFKINDHIDISANLDLVDLERAAKVAGARFYYLKNDLVRLNQSLIHYALDFLAEKNYSLVQPPYMINRQSMEGAIIADDFEEVIYKIDNEDLYMIGTSEHAMAAMRSDEIIEGKDLPLRFAGVSPCFRKEAGAHGRDQKGIFRVHQFDKIEQFVFARPEESWKEHEKMLSVAEEFYQKLEIPYKVMLLSSADMGKVSAKTYDIEAWMAGQNAYREIVSCSNCLDYQARRLKIRFRDKTNEETQYLHTLNSTLVATSRVLVSIMENFQTNDGHIVIPKVLQKYMGKNII, via the coding sequence ATGTTAGATCCAAAAATAATCAAAGATAATCCACAAAGAATTAGAGATATGCTAAAAGCAAGAGCAGTTGAATTTAATCTTGATGAATTAGTAGAGTCTGATCAAAAAAGAAGAGACCTTATTCTCAAAACAGATGAAATGCGAAAAAAGAAGAATCAAGTAGCATTAGAAATTTCTCAAAAAAAGAAATCAGGAGAAGATATTTCGCCAATTTTATCTGAAATGAAAAATATTTCAGGAGAACTTGCAAAATTAGAATCATTACAGGGAGAAGTGGAAAAAAAATATTCTAATTTAGCATTGACTATTCCAAATTTGATTCACGAGTCTGTACCTATTGGCAAAGATGAAAATGCCAACATAGAAATTAAAAAATGGGGAACAATTCCTAAATTTGATTTTAAAATTAATGACCACATAGACATTTCTGCGAATTTGGATCTAGTTGATCTTGAGAGAGCAGCAAAAGTTGCAGGTGCAAGATTTTATTATCTGAAAAACGATCTTGTCAGATTAAACCAATCTCTTATTCATTATGCATTAGATTTTCTTGCTGAAAAAAATTATTCTCTAGTTCAACCGCCATATATGATCAATCGTCAATCTATGGAAGGAGCAATAATAGCCGATGATTTTGAAGAAGTAATTTACAAAATTGATAATGAAGATCTGTACATGATTGGAACTTCTGAACATGCTATGGCAGCAATGCGTTCAGATGAGATTATTGAAGGCAAAGATCTTCCTTTAAGATTTGCAGGAGTAAGTCCATGTTTCAGAAAAGAAGCTGGTGCACATGGAAGAGATCAAAAAGGAATTTTTAGAGTACATCAATTTGATAAAATTGAGCAATTTGTTTTTGCTCGTCCAGAAGAATCCTGGAAAGAACATGAAAAAATGTTATCTGTAGCTGAGGAGTTTTATCAAAAATTAGAGATTCCATACAAAGTAATGCTATTATCATCAGCAGATATGGGAAAAGTATCTGCAAAAACATACGATATTGAAGCATGGATGGCAGGTCAGAATGCATATAGAGAAATTGTTTCGTGTTCAAATTGTTTAGATTATCAAGCAAGAAGACTAAAGATCAGGTTTAGAGATAAAACAAATGAAGAAACACAATATTTACACACATTAAACAGCACGTTAGTTGCTACATCACGTGTTTTAGTTTCAATAATGGAAAATTTTCAAACTAATGATGGACATATTGTTATTCCAAAAGTTTTACAAAAATACATGGGCAAAAACATAATCTAG
- a CDS encoding 30S ribosomal protein S3ae, translating to MARRKGRVKDKWREKKWVTVSAPDSFNNVPIAYVPITDDENAVGRVLEVTLYDILKGDPSQHQYKIYFQINKVEEDKVTTIFKRYEYSKEFLRSLVRRGSSKINFIIDIKTKDGYVFRIKILALTHRQLNTSRKHALRLIARDVINNTVPQMTIDQFVQATCYSKINSDIMAAFKKVIRVRHVGLEKVKLIRTAEKEIALLEA from the coding sequence TTGGCACGTAGAAAAGGACGCGTAAAGGACAAATGGCGAGAAAAGAAATGGGTAACTGTAAGCGCCCCAGATTCATTTAACAATGTTCCAATTGCTTATGTTCCAATTACTGATGATGAAAATGCAGTAGGGAGAGTTTTAGAAGTCACATTATATGATATTCTAAAAGGAGACCCATCACAACATCAATACAAGATTTACTTCCAAATAAACAAAGTAGAAGAAGATAAAGTTACTACGATTTTTAAAAGATATGAATATTCTAAAGAATTTTTGCGTAGTTTGGTAAGACGAGGTTCATCTAAAATCAATTTCATTATAGATATCAAAACAAAAGATGGTTATGTCTTTAGAATTAAAATACTTGCACTCACACATAGACAACTTAACACATCTAGAAAACATGCATTAAGATTGATTGCTAGAGATGTAATTAACAATACTGTACCTCAAATGACAATCGACCAGTTTGTTCAGGCTACATGTTATAGCAAGATTAATTCCGATATCATGGCTGCATTTAAGAAAGTTATTAGAGTAAGACATGTAGGTCTAGAGAAAGTCAAACTCATTAGAACTGCAGAAAAAGAAATAGCATTACTTGAAGCCTAA
- a CDS encoding RNA-binding domain-containing protein: MVDKLEVTIDVIIHATEDVSKFLKSFDDIFELDDSFTVNETLGHFENTITILSRKIEKKEAQKFVVRLIEAISKEQIIKLIEEIEERTVDSRLHIRLDKQEFIKGNIVLSERDAIKVKIHTPIYNKKDTVKIFRQLFQIAN, from the coding sequence ATGGTTGACAAGCTAGAAGTTACAATTGATGTAATTATACATGCAACTGAAGATGTTTCTAAATTCTTAAAATCATTTGATGACATATTTGAGTTAGATGATAGTTTCACAGTTAATGAAACCCTGGGTCATTTTGAGAATACAATAACAATACTAAGTAGGAAAATTGAAAAAAAGGAGGCTCAAAAATTTGTCGTAAGATTAATTGAAGCTATATCAAAAGAACAAATTATCAAATTAATAGAAGAGATAGAAGAAAGAACAGTAGATTCCAGGCTTCATATTAGATTAGACAAACAAGAATTCATCAAAGGAAATATAGTATTAAGTGAAAGAGATGCAATAAAAGTGAAAATTCATACACCAATTTATAATAAAAAAGATACTGTCAAGATATTCAGGCAGCTATTCCAAATTGCCAACTAG
- a CDS encoding NAD(P)/FAD-dependent oxidoreductase, translating to MVDYDVIIAGGGLAGTIAAQSVSHYSNQGLKILVIDRSPSNLPGSKSVSGWICGDAVSKEAVDYMTNRIKVNWSEPEIEHKVKGVMAFSPDRETSIPFDGAGYMLNRQVLPERQNERTLAMGVDFDFEVNLTGLVYDGNQVIGVQGINNKTKTPYKKTAKVVIDATGMTSMLRNQISNTTKMEKKIDRTDVESTGRHIMYFDQGEEDLTEFDPNYCIIHLDQDIAPGGYGWVFPKGKNKVNIGLGVEKTLLEKRNQRLGKNDNVSMLINQYVERNRAIKNARLSEDAQDKNNATGNFQVSVRRQNDCMVANGFVIVGDSAWMPKPLDAGGIGPALVAGTIVGKCVVEAIQSGDVTEKGLWKYNKEFINEYGYKTAGLEIFRKLIQTLTNEQISYGMKHFLGNLDVEAISKGEHPDFSNVTKLGMMIRGALNKKLADGLRFTTQQNRLLTKHYYEYPESPEGFDEWSKKLHHILDESNAKLPQYQN from the coding sequence GTGGTAGATTACGACGTCATTATAGCTGGAGGAGGATTAGCAGGAACTATAGCTGCTCAATCAGTTTCACATTACTCAAATCAAGGATTAAAAATTCTAGTTATTGATAGAAGCCCTTCAAATTTACCAGGATCTAAAAGTGTATCAGGTTGGATATGTGGAGATGCAGTTAGTAAAGAAGCTGTAGACTACATGACAAATAGAATTAAAGTTAACTGGAGTGAGCCAGAAATTGAACATAAAGTAAAAGGAGTAATGGCATTTTCTCCAGATAGAGAAACATCCATTCCATTTGATGGTGCTGGATATATGCTCAATAGACAAGTTTTGCCAGAACGTCAAAATGAAAGAACTTTAGCAATGGGAGTAGATTTTGATTTTGAAGTTAATCTTACTGGATTAGTTTATGATGGAAATCAAGTAATTGGAGTTCAAGGAATCAACAACAAAACAAAAACACCATACAAAAAGACAGCCAAAGTTGTAATCGATGCAACTGGAATGACATCTATGCTTCGAAATCAAATTTCCAACACAACAAAAATGGAAAAAAAAATAGATCGTACAGATGTAGAATCAACAGGAAGACATATCATGTATTTTGACCAAGGAGAAGAAGATCTAACAGAATTTGATCCAAATTATTGCATAATTCATCTTGATCAAGATATTGCTCCAGGTGGATATGGATGGGTATTTCCTAAAGGAAAAAATAAAGTAAACATAGGTCTTGGGGTTGAAAAAACACTTCTTGAAAAACGAAATCAGAGATTAGGAAAAAACGATAATGTATCCATGTTAATTAATCAATACGTTGAAAGAAATCGAGCAATTAAAAATGCAAGACTATCAGAAGATGCTCAAGATAAGAATAATGCAACTGGAAATTTCCAAGTTTCGGTCAGAAGACAAAATGATTGTATGGTAGCAAATGGATTTGTAATAGTCGGGGATTCTGCATGGATGCCAAAACCTCTTGATGCCGGAGGGATTGGACCAGCATTAGTTGCTGGAACTATTGTTGGAAAATGTGTAGTAGAAGCAATCCAGTCAGGAGATGTTACAGAAAAAGGATTATGGAAATACAATAAAGAATTCATTAATGAATACGGTTACAAAACAGCTGGATTAGAAATTTTTAGAAAATTAATTCAAACTCTCACCAATGAACAAATCAGTTATGGAATGAAACACTTTTTGGGGAATCTAGACGTTGAAGCAATTTCAAAAGGAGAACATCCTGACTTTTCAAACGTTACAAAATTAGGAATGATGATCAGAGGTGCGCTTAACAAAAAACTAGCTGATGGTTTACGTTTTACTACACAACAAAACAGACTCTTAACAAAACACTATTACGAATATCCTGAATCTCCAGAAGGATTTGATGAGTGGAGTAAGAAACTACATCATATTCTTGATGAATCTAATGCCAAATTACCTCAATATCAAAACTAA
- a CDS encoding MoxR family ATPase, producing MLKETQYLDWNNSNEILKKAYKAKLFVLIIGPKGTGKTSLVRDFAENMNMKMESINFSLRTRESHLIGTKTLTNGTVSFEEGLLIKSMKESSMLYLDEINAAEADVLLRLDEALDDRRQIVLKESTGEIVKAKEGWFVIATINPLTHSGTKELPPQLLSRFPVRISLEYPPENIELEIIKKHVSGNHDSEIIQAIKLANVLRQAAAVEELFYSPSLRETIAFGKLLDEGMTPKKAANIVFGNVYTQWGNIEYQKVSDIITSMFGN from the coding sequence ATGTTAAAAGAGACACAGTATTTAGATTGGAATAATTCAAATGAAATTTTAAAGAAAGCCTATAAGGCAAAATTATTTGTGCTGATAATCGGTCCTAAAGGTACAGGAAAAACATCGCTAGTTAGAGATTTTGCAGAAAATATGAATATGAAAATGGAATCTATTAATTTTAGCCTACGAACACGAGAAAGTCACTTAATTGGAACTAAAACTTTAACCAATGGAACTGTTAGTTTTGAGGAAGGTCTTTTGATTAAATCAATGAAAGAAAGTAGTATGTTATATCTAGACGAAATTAATGCGGCTGAAGCTGATGTGTTGCTTAGATTAGATGAAGCACTTGATGACAGAAGACAGATTGTATTAAAAGAATCCACAGGTGAAATTGTAAAAGCTAAAGAAGGTTGGTTTGTAATTGCAACAATTAATCCATTAACACATAGCGGCACTAAAGAATTGCCACCACAATTACTCAGTAGATTTCCAGTTAGAATTAGCTTAGAATATCCACCAGAGAATATTGAATTAGAAATTATTAAAAAACATGTTTCAGGAAATCATGATTCTGAGATCATTCAAGCAATTAAACTTGCAAATGTATTAAGACAGGCAGCTGCAGTTGAAGAATTATTCTACTCTCCAAGTTTAAGGGAAACCATTGCATTTGGAAAACTACTTGATGAGGGAATGACTCCTAAAAAAGCAGCAAATATTGTTTTTGGTAATGTGTATACACAATGGGGAAATATAGAATATCAAAAAGTAAGTGACATCATTACCTCAATGTTTGGTAATTAG
- a CDS encoding vWA domain-containing protein, producing the protein MQSLQLQNESLVEIATFLIRRWSERENITVEFSDRVNTKTRLQENRVILTPIEKRIGNEFQRYRQFRTSLWYESMRVKFCKKILSNDHAFGFILNTMETVRVEQLGRKFWKGMDEEIIFNYAYMLVGRPQLHTVYGKARIVEAFYQYFMFGTIKGEVQSSHFERIKKASDFAKKIVEESIRKKYDTEWLEKKVVEIIKILDIDSLLTIPVSLPFMKVGMALSEEELLKFLTIISKNKEGEFGKIDPKSTLSGENIYDEYKVILDEKKKNEKKGLGPKSIGIQVPIVTNIDETIIYDMNLINNLKIKFKELKSGWKEQHHISGDEFDEENYIDEHEPFFTDIKKLIKSKIVILLDHSSSIASDALEYKKATLALCEVLAYLKVKFAVYAFNTQNRDIVCWLIKPDNMKWNNISAKRLAQIVANGSTPLAEVYSKMFPTIQSKRPDIFLTLTDGEPSDPDAVRNMTKSFKRLGINMVALGLGPNTIRATTIASNLKHLGYEKTMAVSRLKDIPSKVISILDV; encoded by the coding sequence ATGCAATCATTACAATTACAAAACGAGTCACTAGTTGAGATAGCCACATTTTTGATTAGAAGATGGTCAGAAAGAGAAAACATCACAGTAGAATTTTCAGATAGAGTCAATACAAAAACAAGATTACAAGAAAATAGAGTAATCTTAACTCCAATTGAAAAAAGAATTGGAAACGAATTTCAGAGATATAGACAGTTTAGAACTTCATTATGGTATGAATCTATGAGAGTAAAATTTTGTAAAAAAATTCTTAGCAACGATCATGCATTTGGATTTATTCTAAACACGATGGAGACGGTAAGAGTAGAGCAGTTAGGAAGGAAATTTTGGAAGGGAATGGATGAAGAAATTATCTTTAATTATGCATACATGCTTGTAGGCAGGCCTCAATTACATACAGTTTATGGAAAAGCACGAATTGTAGAAGCGTTTTATCAATATTTTATGTTTGGAACAATAAAAGGAGAAGTACAATCTAGTCATTTTGAAAGAATAAAAAAAGCTTCAGACTTTGCTAAGAAAATTGTTGAGGAATCTATAAGAAAAAAATACGATACAGAATGGTTAGAAAAAAAAGTAGTGGAAATAATTAAAATTCTAGACATAGATTCGTTACTTACAATTCCAGTATCGTTACCGTTTATGAAAGTTGGTATGGCATTATCAGAAGAAGAATTATTAAAATTTCTAACAATAATTTCAAAAAATAAAGAAGGTGAATTTGGCAAGATTGATCCGAAATCGACATTAAGTGGAGAAAACATCTATGACGAATACAAAGTAATTCTTGATGAAAAGAAGAAAAATGAAAAAAAAGGATTAGGACCAAAATCAATAGGAATTCAGGTTCCTATTGTAACTAACATTGATGAAACAATAATCTACGACATGAATTTAATAAATAATCTTAAAATAAAATTTAAAGAATTAAAATCAGGATGGAAAGAACAACATCATATTAGCGGAGATGAATTTGATGAAGAAAACTACATTGATGAACATGAACCATTTTTTACAGATATTAAAAAATTAATTAAATCCAAGATTGTTATTTTGTTAGATCATTCATCTAGTATTGCATCAGACGCATTAGAATACAAAAAAGCGACACTTGCACTTTGTGAAGTACTAGCATATCTTAAAGTAAAATTTGCTGTTTATGCATTTAACACACAAAATAGAGATATTGTATGTTGGTTGATAAAACCAGATAATATGAAATGGAATAATATTTCTGCAAAAAGATTAGCTCAAATAGTTGCAAATGGTTCAACACCATTAGCAGAAGTGTATAGTAAAATGTTCCCAACAATACAATCAAAAAGACCAGATATTTTTTTGACATTAACTGATGGAGAACCGTCTGATCCTGATGCAGTTAGAAATATGACTAAATCTTTCAAAAGATTAGGCATAAACATGGTAGCTTTGGGTTTGGGTCCAAATACAATTAGGGCTACAACAATAGCAAGTAATCTCAAACATTTAGGATATGAAAAAACAATGGCAGTCAGTAGATTAAAAGACATTCCAAGTAAAGTGATTAGCATTTTAGATGTATAA
- a CDS encoding pyridoxal-phosphate dependent enzyme, with amino-acid sequence MSDEKENNIDKVLLERFEQEIWSKVPHLEGTKIVNSTPLIDLTEDFKECAKSIYKFELDDNNLKVYGKFDSTLLSGSIKVRAATHIIHDAIASGKLKGNQTVIEATSGNFGIALGLLSKIGVSVVALVSRKLQEGVFKELRNENIRIMDLDMDICPAPGMENKADELAAKATAGNIRSQLSELGFNPEIFDINIQEIEALLAKQDIINLARFLAKIYNLFCPKQYDNELNVDVHKTITAPEIDQQLGENDDSLENYQIICSFGTGGTSGGLSQYMAKKYGKKSIHVVFPIPGQDVAGIRTRAKASGLTLYKPDTFAAEHEIDYEKAKFLLKFFVDKGYDIGESTAIELFAAMQMAKSGNHKKFIIIVADGIEKYRKNFEQISKNQLPINISLEEASSMVNDYDRIIWVHTQYTPKEAGIEMLAKSLGVDKSKISVPKARTINELLSTQKIPEELSKELNGSKGKSLLVCMAGNTSLMTAQVLASKGIITQSLNGGITNLPEGRGRNPGEFIKAATE; translated from the coding sequence TTGTCAGACGAAAAAGAAAATAATATAGATAAAGTCCTATTGGAGCGTTTTGAACAAGAAATTTGGAGTAAAGTACCTCATTTAGAAGGTACAAAGATTGTAAACTCAACACCATTAATTGATCTAACAGAAGATTTCAAAGAATGTGCTAAAAGTATCTATAAATTCGAACTTGACGATAACAATTTGAAAGTTTATGGAAAGTTTGATTCTACATTACTAAGCGGTTCAATCAAAGTAAGAGCTGCTACTCATATCATTCATGATGCAATTGCATCGGGAAAACTAAAAGGAAATCAAACTGTAATTGAAGCTACTTCTGGAAATTTTGGAATAGCTTTAGGACTATTATCAAAAATTGGAGTAAGTGTAGTTGCGTTAGTATCACGAAAATTACAAGAGGGAGTGTTTAAAGAATTAAGAAATGAAAATATTCGAATTATGGATTTAGATATGGATATTTGTCCAGCTCCAGGAATGGAAAACAAAGCAGATGAGTTAGCTGCAAAAGCAACTGCTGGAAATATTCGTTCGCAGTTATCGGAACTTGGTTTTAATCCTGAAATTTTTGACATTAATATTCAAGAAATAGAAGCACTATTAGCTAAACAAGACATCATAAATTTAGCAAGATTTCTTGCAAAAATTTACAATTTATTCTGTCCAAAACAGTACGATAACGAATTGAATGTTGATGTTCATAAAACTATAACAGCTCCAGAAATTGATCAGCAACTTGGCGAAAATGATGATTCGTTAGAAAATTATCAAATAATCTGTTCATTTGGTACCGGAGGAACATCTGGAGGTTTAAGTCAATACATGGCTAAAAAATATGGAAAAAAATCAATACATGTTGTTTTTCCTATTCCTGGTCAGGATGTTGCTGGAATCAGAACAAGAGCCAAAGCTTCAGGATTAACACTCTACAAACCAGATACATTTGCTGCAGAACATGAGATAGATTATGAGAAAGCAAAATTCCTATTGAAGTTTTTTGTAGATAAGGGGTATGATATAGGTGAAAGTACTGCTATAGAATTATTTGCTGCAATGCAGATGGCAAAATCAGGAAATCATAAAAAGTTCATCATAATAGTAGCAGATGGAATTGAAAAATATAGAAAGAATTTTGAGCAAATATCAAAAAATCAATTGCCAATTAATATTTCATTAGAAGAAGCATCATCAATGGTGAATGATTATGACAGAATTATTTGGGTACATACACAATATACTCCTAAAGAAGCTGGAATTGAGATGCTTGCAAAATCATTAGGGGTTGATAAGTCTAAAATCTCTGTACCCAAAGCAAGAACAATTAACGAATTATTATCTACTCAGAAAATTCCTGAAGAGTTAAGTAAGGAACTAAATGGTTCAAAAGGAAAATCACTGTTAGTTTGTATGGCAGGAAATACTTCCCTCATGACTGCGCAAGTACTTGCCAGTAAAGGAATAATTACTCAAAGCTTGAACGGAGGAATTACAAATTTGCCTGAAGGAAGAGGTAGAAATCCTGGCGAATTCATCAAAGCAGCTACTGAATAA
- a CDS encoding ASCH domain-containing protein: protein MKCLSVSQPFADLIISGKKTIELRNWNTNFRGEFLIHAPLKIKTEDCKRLKINKKFVTGVIIGKAELYDVKKYNSIKEIREDQKFHFAAKKFQNKMYGFKIRNVKILKIPILCKGQLGFFNVELTKIKNKDILSDIIDEEYRYQWINHH, encoded by the coding sequence TTGAAGTGCTTATCAGTATCCCAACCATTTGCAGATTTAATAATTTCGGGTAAAAAAACAATAGAACTAAGAAATTGGAATACAAATTTTCGAGGAGAGTTTTTGATTCATGCACCACTTAAAATAAAAACTGAAGACTGTAAGAGATTAAAAATTAATAAAAAATTTGTCACGGGGGTCATAATTGGAAAAGCAGAACTTTATGATGTAAAAAAATATAATTCAATTAAAGAAATAAGAGAGGATCAAAAATTCCATTTTGCGGCAAAAAAATTTCAAAATAAAATGTATGGGTTTAAAATAAGAAATGTAAAAATATTAAAAATTCCAATTCTATGTAAAGGACAATTAGGTTTCTTCAATGTAGAATTAACAAAAATCAAAAACAAAGATATTTTGTCAGATATCATAGATGAAGAATATAGATATCAATGGATCAATCATCATTAA